In Gossypium arboreum isolate Shixiya-1 chromosome 6, ASM2569848v2, whole genome shotgun sequence, the following are encoded in one genomic region:
- the LOC108485052 gene encoding uncharacterized protein LOC108485052, producing the protein MEMKNENESLSESESGSLSKNESEAENESVSENKNERHDKSVQQILHDFHWQHPLVLVAEQSNEGFKAYCDGCGELLSAPCFTCIHCNYHLHKQCAEAPLEIPNHPLHPQHSDAGFFLRQRPHLDDDLVYGCALCKEKRNMFFYECKACYFSLDIKCAQLSSLFKFSQPFKHVIHKHPLTFIENPMTIKVLKRFNCFMCQEPFIDAIYICSSCPFIIHKKCLELPTKVNHPSHRIHSLFLNYSNSDCFCNLCQKEHSGYFYCCSLCHFNVNVRCSLLMSIVEDKKSHQHPFSLLWRQGSFICDACDTEGNYISYICLTCNFIVHKDCIQLPRIIKFSRHDHCIFHKYFLEDLTRQNCKICFNKVNLDHGSYSCRKLGCNYVVHVNCVLEDDDLYKVIEDEKQWEELYEKSIQSSIISVIEVNEAGEATKIEHFSHQHCLVLADKMDEEIDRKCNGCMLSISTLFYYCSECPFFLHKTCAELPSIKFHWFRHAKATLIFEDYLLCFLCRQHFSGFVYRLREWFICIRCAKVADTIECEGHQHFLFYDFKCREKCNGCGNDCWHGAFRCGKCRFALDFRCLTLPHSALHKIDEHMLNLTYDDDKEQCYCDICEQERDPNFWYYSCSICSTFAHPKCVLGEFPFLKDGMKWPYLDHPHRRDLKFFRNVESYSKCSDCGKLCPEEVIKCEKPTCNYITHYHCP; encoded by the coding sequence ATGGAGATGAAAAACGAGAATGAGAGTTTGAGTGAGAGTGAGAGTGGAAGTCTGAGCAAGAATGAGAGTGAGGCTGAGAATGAGAGTGTAAGCGAGAATAAGAATGAGAGACACGACAAGTCGGTGCAACAAATTTTACATGATTTTCATTGGCAGCATCCCTTGGTGTTAGTGGCAGAGCAAAGCAATGAAGGTTTCAAAGCTTACTGCGATGGATGTGGAGAACTGCTTTCAGCTCCATGCTTCACTTGTATTCATTGCAATTATCACCTTCATAAGCAATGTGCAGAGGCACCCCTTGAAATTCCTAATCACCCTCTCCATCCCCAACACTCAGACGCAGGTTTTTTTCTTCGACAAAGGCCACACCTTGATGATGACCTGGTATATGGTTGTGCATTATGCAAGGAAAAACGTAACATGTTTTTTTATGAATGTAAAGCATGTTATTTTTCCCTTGACATCAAATGTGCTCAATTATCTTCTTTATTTAAGTTTAGCCAACCATTCAAACATGTCATCCACAAACATCCATTGACCTTCATAGAAAATCCCATGACCATAAAAGTACTCAAAAGATTCAATTGCTTCATGTGTCAAGAACCATTCATAGATGCTATATATATTTGTTCTTCCTGTCCATTTATCATTCACAAGAAATGCCTTGAGTTACCCACTAAAGTTAATCACCCTTCCCATCGCATACACTCTTTGTTTCTTAATTATAGCAATAGTGATTGCTTTTGCAACCTATGCCAAAAAGAACATTCTGGATACTTCTATTGTTGTTCTCTTTGCCATTTTAACGTCAATGTTCGATGCAGTTTGTTGATGTCCATTGTTGAAGATAAAAAAAGTCATCAACACCCATTCTCTTTGCTTTGGAGACAAGGTTCATTCATTTGTGATGCATGTGACACCGAGGGAaattatatttcttatatatgttTGACATGCAACTTCATTGTCCATAAAGACTGCATACAGCTCCCACGCATTATCAAATTTTCACGACATGATCACTGCATTTTTCACAAATATTTTCTTGAAGATCTTACAAGGCAAAATTGCAAGATTTGTTTTAATAAAGTAAATCTAGATCATGGGAGTTACTCTTGTAGGAAGCTAGGTTGCAATTACGTTGTCCATGTGAATTGTGTCTTAGAGGATGATGATTTGTACAAGGTAATTGAGGACGAAAAGCAATGGGAGGAGCTTTATGAAAAATCTATACAGTCTTCCATCATTTCTGTTATTGAGGTGAATGAAGCTGGGGAAGCTACAAAGATTGAACATTTCAGTCATCAACATTGCTTGGTCTTAGCAGACAAGATGGATGaggaaattgatagaaaatgtaaTGGGTGCATGCTATCTATCTCAACTCTCTTCTATTATTGTTCAGAATGCCCTttttttcttcataaaacttGTGCTGAATTGCCAAGTATCAAGTTTCATTGGTTTCGTCATGCCAAAGCCACCCTCATTTTCGAAGACTACCTGTTGTGTTTCCTTTGTCGTCAACATTTTAGTGGATTTGTTTACCGACTTAGAGAATGGTTCATTTGTATAAGGTGTGCTAAAGTTGCCGATACCATTGAATGTGAAGGACACCAACACTTCCTCTTTTATGATTTCAAATGCAGGGAGAAATGTAATGGTTGTGGCAACGACTGTTGGCATGGTGCATTCAGATGTGGAAAGTGCAGATTTGCTTTGGATTTTAGATGCTTAACATTACCACATTCAGCTCTTCACAAAATTGATGAACACATGCTAAACCTTACTTATGATGATGATAAAGAGCAATGTTACTGTGATATTTGCGAACAAGAAAGAGATCCAAACTTTTGGTATTATTCTTGTTCAATCTGTAGTACTTTTGCTCATCCCAAATGTGTTCTTGGAGAATTTCCATTTCTCAAGGATGGGATGAAATGGCCTTACCTTGATCACCCACATCGTCGTGATCTTAAATTTTTTAGGAACGTTGAGAGCTACTCTAAATGCTCTGATTGTGGTAAGCTTTGCCCAGAAGAAGTTATCAAGTGTGAAAAGCCTACATGCAATTATATTACTCATTACCATTGTCCGTGA